The DNA sequence TACTGCTTTGTCTGTCGAAACTCCAACAACAGTCTCGATAGGATAATTATTCTCTTTAATAGCAGTTACAATATTTTGCGCCCCGATAATATTTGTTTGCGTTGCCTCGAACGGAACATATTCACACGAGGGAACTTGTTTTAAAGCTGCGGCATTGATAACAATATCGGCATCACGTAATACAGAACAGACTGAATGATAATCTCTGATATCACCAATACGAAACTGTACTCTGTTTTTGAATCCGTGGTAAATGATTTCGTCTGTGGCTAAAATCCCATTTTCATAAGCAGTCCTCATATCATATTGCTTTGCTTCATCCCTAGAAAATATGATGATTTTTTTAGGAATACCTTTATGTTCAGTAAGAATTCTACGAACTAATACTTGTCCTAGTGAGCCTGTACCGCCTGTTATTACAATTGTTTTGTCTTGAAATATTTCTCTCATATTTTCTCTCCTACTAAAATAATTCTATTTTGGGTTATATCCACTCTATGCGACTTTATTTTTTTTATAATATTAAAACATTTACTAACTAAAGGCATTTGTGATTTTTCTATTTCAAAAATTGCCGTTTTGACATTCAGATTCATCAAAGTCAATAAAGGGTCTTTGGTATGATGTAACATATTCAATACCAAAGCCACATCTCCTACAGGTGTTGGATTTCCTGCTTCCCATTGTAAAAATTCAACATTACTAGGCATTATTTTTTTAATTATATTGGCAGTATCTAAAACACGAACATCATTATCCAACCCTATCACTTTTTTCGCCCCAAGTTGTTCACAAATAAATGAAAAATATCCATGAAAACACCCGACATCTATCACAGTTTTATTTTTCCAATTTTTATCTGTTTCTATTATCCCTTTGATATTATCCCATGTTTTCCATGATTTAGAATATCCTTCGAATCCAATACATTGAATATCTTGATACCATTTATCATAAGGCATCATATCGATATAATCTTTCAAAATCGTTTGTTTTTTCTCCAATAATTCTTGTATTTTTGGGAGTAGTCCCTCTCGTATTGTTTCAAATTCTTTTTGATTTAGAACTTTATTCGAACTTGAATCATAATATATTATATCATACATTGTATCAAGTTTGGTAGTATATTCATGTATCCAAGCATTATAATAATCATAATCATACCCCAATTTCATTTTTTCTTTACTATAATAAGGTTTACTGATAACATTTTTTAACCATTGTTTTAGGTCAGACATTATAACACAAATAATTTGTGTGTCTTTTTGATTGATTGTATAAAATTTATTGAAATTGGAATAATCGTAATGATAAAGTGGATTGCCTTGTGATTTATCTTCCACCAAGGTACGGGGGATAGCATCTACCACAAAAGATGATGGCAGACTATCTAAAAAATTTTCTGCTATATGAAAGGCATTTTTTTCATAAACCCATTGAGATTCAAAATCTATATAGGATATATTTTGTTCTTCCATAATCTTTTTTGCCATATAACTTTTTCCTGCTGCTGTGATGCCTGTTATAAAAATTTTTCTTTTATTTATCATGCGAAATCTGTACAATTTTGACAATATAAATTTTTTCCTTCCATGATTGACTTTCGTAATATATTGTATTTTTCACCATTCCATATTTCATCAAAAGATTGCTCGTTAATATTTCCTGTGATATATGAAACCAAAAAACAACAAGGAGAAACATCACCGTTGGCGGCTATGCAAGTCATAGTCCACGGAGCACGACATTTTGATATTGGTGCTTTAGTCAATATGTTTTTAACTGCTTCCTGTTTGGATGGTAAAAACATCCCCTCTATTTTGATATTGTATTTTTTGGCTAAATCATGAGCCTTTTGTAAATACTCCATTTCTTCTTCATTATATAAAAGGTCTATACCATCTTCATATGTCATAAAATGAACAGGAGCCAATATCCTAACAATTTTTATTCCATGCTCATGAGCAAATTCGATAAAGTCGGG is a window from the bacterium genome containing:
- a CDS encoding polysaccharide biosynthesis protein, yielding MREIFQDKTIVITGGTGSLGQVLVRRILTEHKGIPKKIIIFSRDEAKQYDMRTAYENGILATDEIIYHGFKNRVQFRIGDIRDYHSVCSVLRDADIVINAAALKQVPSCEYVPFEATQTNIIGAQNIVTAIKENNYPIETVVGVSTDKAV
- a CDS encoding DUF1698 domain-containing protein encodes the protein MINKRKIFITGITAAGKSYMAKKIMEEQNISYIDFESQWVYEKNAFHIAENFLDSLPSSFVVDAIPRTLVEDKSQGNPLYHYDYSNFNKFYTINQKDTQIICVIMSDLKQWLKNVISKPYYSKEKMKLGYDYDYYNAWIHEYTTKLDTMYDIIYYDSSSNKVLNQKEFETIREGLLPKIQELLEKKQTILKDYIDMMPYDKWYQDIQCIGFEGYSKSWKTWDNIKGIIETDKNWKNKTVIDVGCFHGYFSFICEQLGAKKVIGLDNDVRVLDTANIIKKIMPSNVEFLQWEAGNPTPVGDVALVLNMLHHTKDPLLTLMNLNVKTAIFEIEKSQMPLVSKCFNIIKKIKSHRVDITQNRIILVGEKI